Part of the Spea bombifrons isolate aSpeBom1 chromosome 3, aSpeBom1.2.pri, whole genome shotgun sequence genome, cattttaaaaatgtacctCGCTAAATTCtgcatgtctgctgtatgaggagCTGCCGATCTTAGTTTTCTTGCTGGACTTCTTTTTTGAAGAAACACAACAAGATGCGCTGGCCACTTTCTGGACACAAGCCAGAGGTATGCGAAACAAGGAAGCGTCACGTGTTGCAGCTTGTTCTGTTAGCTTTGCTTCCTTTTCCTGTGTTTCAGAAGAGACTGGGGTTAATCAGTCTTGTGATTCATGAGCAATTTCAACAGCAAACATAAGAAAGAGGTAAAATTGCATTATTTGCTTGGGTGGACTTTAGCAGGAGCATCCATCATTAGCTATCCCTAATACTTGGCTGAACATGGTTACAAGTTACATGGTTTTAGAGCCAGAggcaattataaataaataaaggaggaTTGTATACCCACAGTAAAGTATTATGGCCCATGAACCAAAGCAACTCAAGGCAATAAATGCTTTATTCATAAGAGTAACAAAGAGATAGATACTTACACAACATTCTTTCCAAGCTAGTTTATAAACATTGTAAGCATCATCCCCCTGCAAGATTTTTCTCCAGGTTGTGCTCACACATATGACACTGCAAGATAAAATTGGAAACAATGTTTAGGATCTCCAAACaagttaaaatgtaacttttataaAAGCAGGCTGCTTTGCCATGCGTAAAACTCATTTAATAACTAGTGTTGGAGAAAATGAGTGAGACTAAGAACAGTGataacagtgctacagaatgcctagtttaaaaaacaaaaaacaatctcATAGGCAAATAAAGACCATATGCATGATAGTCTAATAGCCCTCAAGCATTAATCCTCAAATGCATTGGTTACAGTGTTAGTACAAGAAGTGCTATTACTCACTTTATTAAGTCTACTGCACTGAGATGCCTTAGAATTTCAGCAAGCAGATGTTTGAAGTCCCTTTGGAAAAGCTCTCCAAGAATATCCATTCTCTCCAAACCCATTTTTTTACCGATCAGGTTCTCAAGACCAAAGGCTCCTTTGGAAACCACATCATCAACTATGTCCCAGTCAACTTTTGGACTTCTTTTTGCACTTTTCTTCAAAGTTGAACAAACTACTTCTTCAAAGTGAAGAACTGGAAAAAGTCTTGCTGATGTGGCAGGTTTATTTGGTTGGTTTTGTGCAGAGATCTGTTTTGGGGTTTCATATTCCAGAAGATCCAGTGCGATTGCATCCTCATCATCTCGGTATGGTGATTCACTTTGGAGAATCGAGGAATAACCACTGTCTTGCAATACGCTGGTATCTCCATCATGAGGGTCAGCCTCTTTAAACCTATGAGAAAGATTTTCCTTGTTGTATAAAGGTCTGTCTTGTGAAATAAAATCTAACCGCTTTGGGGACAACTTCTTAATGCTATCTTCTCGATGGTGACCTTCTTGTGCCTTTTCACAGCTTTTGCAAGGCTCTTGGTCATACTTCAGTGGGCTACCTTCTACTTTAGCATATTCCATGCTTAGTTTCTTAGGGGTCATCTTAGTTGGAGTTTGATTACTCTTAAACCCACACTTCATTTTGATGGTGATGTTTTTAGTATCCTAcagggagagaaaaaagaaaaattgttaAACATCAAAGGGGCATAAATCAGCAACATTTAGTCATAGGCAACTTTTAGTAAACTTTGAAGCAAGTAGTTATGATAATGATCCCACATAAGCATTACTACCCCACCCCCATTATGTACATAAACAGAACCTAGCATGGTAACACAAAATAACAGATACTTGAATTAAAAAGCAGCACCATAACTTCTCCAGCTCTGGGTGATCATTGTATAGGAACCACCTTCCACACCCATATCTTATTTACAATGACCACACCAGCCACCCTCTGGTGATAAGGTGCTGTGGAACAGGGCAGATTTGCAGATGGGGTTGGTGGGTAAACTAACAGTTTACTTTGCCAAAGTCAACGTGTGTTTAGCCATTGGCTTTCCCAAGGCACTTTTGGAAAATCGAGAGGCGGTGAGGTTTTCAACGTGTTGGTGGTTTGCGTCCCTAACCACTTAGTTTGCGACAGATTTCTTGCTTATGACATGTGCGCCAAAAATTAGGGCTGGGACTCAAAAGGCGCAGAAATCAAGCTAAGacattatatatgaatatttgatGCCTCTGCCCCAAAATACTAAATTAACCAACTCAGTATCTTGTAAAGGGGTAGTAATAGGAGCAATTTGTGAGAAAGCCCAATATCTTGATTATATAGTCATTTTTAAACAGTGCAATAAACACTGGCGAagagggtgaaaaaaaaaacaaaaaagcaatttatagGGTTACAAGATTATAAAATGTACACTGGAttttggagaaaaatatttacctaCCAAGAGCCATTAATGAAAACAgaccataaatatttaaaaaaaaaacccaaatatttaaaatactgcAAACGTTGATCTGAAAGAAATGCACATGTCAAGCTGCTGAACTCCCATTATCCGCAGCTACATTATCCCACCACAGAAGGGCTAGGacactatatatattgcaaattaTTTGTCTTCTAGACATTGGGCATGaactaaaaatacacacaattaaATGATATATGATCAGTGAATAAATAAGGGAAGAAGTACAATAAATCCCCCAAAGTATCAGTGCACAACCCCCACAGCCTTCCCTTTCAGCGCCATTTTCTGTCAGCCCCCTGTGTAAAAACCATCTGCCATGTACTGAATTCCAGGAGCTGCACACAATGTCACAAACAAATAATGGATTCATTCTAAACGCATACCGACcagacatttatatttattcctgAGAATAACTATAAGAGCAGCCGCTAAtcaccctccccccccccattccaatATGGTGGAGTAGGAGGGAAAGTTTTGGCGGGTGAGATACTTCTAATCGATAAAGTTTTACAAGCTGGATAAAGGGTCAGCTATACCGAGGGGCTAAAGAAGGGtaccccaaaaacaaaaatgctatGTTAATAGTTCCCGATCACCATCTTCACCTTAGGGGTCGTATGAGCCCCTGaataggggggggggtcaccgaTTATCAAGCTCTACAGATACACTAAAGCACCAGAATCCAACTAatataaaataggtataaatataatgaaaactAAGTGGTTTATTGGTGATTTTATACGGCGATTGGGTGCTTTTCgagcaataataaaaaacaacaaatgtttCTTCCCTCCTTTTCTGCGCACTCGCTTTCATTCTCTATACGTAAGGAgtaaaaattgtattatttcgTCTAATAAAAGCCCATACAGAGCCCTCAGCGTAAAAACGTAAATTAAAACTTGGCCGCATACTTACTGTGTGACTGGAATGTACCCGCTTCCTGGATATGGATCGCTTTTATAAAAACGCTTCCACGTAGAAACTCTTCGTTAATACATAAAATGAggttaaaaaaatctctataaattcaacatgtaaaaataataaaaccccCAATGCCCAAAGGTCATTTGGGGCTGCATAAAGCGACAGCAAGCAGTGACTGctgctatacaaataaatggcGCCAGCATCTGCCCGAGCAACTTTCAAGACACTTTAAATTTCGTGTCCAAAACTGGTTACCCAATCAATATCAAGCTCAGTAGACGCGTCATAAGTAGGCGTCCTGTTCCTGAAGTGATTATTCGGCGGGCCTCCTCTTTTCTTTCGTAAAAGGCTTCGCCCACAGCTTGCTTTGTCTTAGAGAAAGGGAAGGTAGGGAAATCAGCTGTCGGTCTAGAGGAAAGCTTAAACGGCCATTTTGGAAtctggcaaaaaataaaaagttttttttagatCGAATATCATATCTCATCGTTTTCGTAAACATGCTgtggaatttatttttgtacttggTAACAGCGAAAGTGTGTCTGGGTTATGATGATTAATCAGTCTTACATTTTCGAGCATAGTTGCCACTTGCCAGCTGTCCTGACTTGCCCACCAGTCCATAAAAAGGCATCAGTATGCCTTAATATGTGCTAATATGTAAGAGGGGGTACTAAAATAGAATCAATTAGGATTTCCTCTACACAGTAGATGCCACCGCTAAACTAAACCAATTTATATTCAACAGATCCTGATTACAGTAATACCCTACTTCCATATTCGAAAATTTAGAGCGCCACATCCATCCCTTCTTACCTGGCTAAAAGGGCGTGGGTCTGGGagtagtgttttgttttttttttaattacaattcTTTACTTCCAGTACCAGTGCAAAATAGATAGAGATCCTTTTGGGGATCTCTCTTGTAGCTTATGAATACCTGTGATTTCACAGCGACATCACTGAGCTACCAATATACCAGATTTGctttgctttatatatatatattatatatatatattatatataccggtatataacaCCTAACATTCATATTGTAGCAGTGTACGGCACTTGCTTTGAGGGCAGTTACACTTTATCtacgatgctggcttctgctgaccgGGTGGTGGCCCCCCAGGCTTTCATTAGCCAGCCTTATGTGCCATGTAGCGGCAGAGAAGAAAGTGAATAAAGTGCCAAGTCATGATGTACCAGTATGCTCTAAGATGCATTTCCCCTCACCTGGCGTGGGTATGCCAGTAGTTCTATATAGGGTagggaatgggttaaaatatcTGGTAAGgttcattttattaataaggGTGGCTTGTGGCTGTACCTCCATCTGTAGTACTGGCAAATTTGTAAGACGCTGCAGTCCCAGAATACCAAGCCACTGATGTTCACCTTGGAAATTCTGTAAATCAGTTTTAGTAGACATTCACAAACTAGGCAGTGCACTGTACACATCAATGGAAGAGTCTATGCTCATACTTACCAACTTTCCGGTCTTGGTTAATTGGTACAAAAGGCTACAGCGCTCTGCCAACAATAAATGGCGATATGGCGCTTTACTTACATAAAGCCTCTACCACCTATACAAAGTAGGCACTGCATATGCTCAGGCACACCACTTGAGCAGCCAACATGTATCTCATCAGCCTTCAGGAAATCCCAGATAGATGCAAGCTGCCTGATAATCATAGGAATCCTTGTGCTCGAACAAAGTGATCTTACGTGCTTCTCTGTACCACCCACTGTTTATGGAGTGCAAGCACATGAAATATCTTAATGATGTCTATGTCTCTTCTACAAAAGACAGTCCACCTCTTCAGTAAGAAGTAACTGAAGGTGGGAGTTGGGGAACTCTCTATACAGATACATTGTCCAAGACTCATCAGGGCTTAATATGGCTTTGATAGGTGGTGCATTTTTTAACAATTCATTGAAGAATTCAgattttcacaaacaaaaatgGGAGAATAAGAGCCCAAGCTGCTCGGCTTGTCATATTTACAGTATTTGAAACTGGACAAGTCACTGCTGCATAGAAACTCAAACGCACATATTAAAGGGATAGTTAAATTTCAGCTCCTTCACTACACATTATAAAGTGCCAACACCGATGACTTTCTGCTCAGTGAAGCGATTGGCTGGCCCTTCTATAATAGTTATGATGATAGTGGAAGATGTCTTCAAACTTTTCTTACACATTGATATGCATCATACACGGCCAACTCAACCCTtcatgctggagaaacctgcatCTGTTGGTCGTTTAAATGAATAGTAAAGTGAGAGAAACCACAAGCCCCCTACCAACCCTCCcatattaaagaatatttacAGAATATTAGACAGACACTCCACCCATCATTTGCACttgaatgcatgtgatagctggGAGATCCCTTTAAACTCGCATTGTGCCCTTTTGGCAAATGGCAGAGGGGGGGCACTtcaccatatgcatttgcctttcccaaccCCCAGTTAACAAACCATCTTAAAGGAGACATACTTTACCGCTAGTATGACGGCCTGCTGCAGGCAGTGGTCTGTTTAGAGCAGCCAATAATTGTCAAGACCAGCCAGACTACGTCGGAGGAGGGCAGCAGGGCTACAGCTTCTACATCaggtaaacattttttccttttgtggaagaatgcatattaaaagtcCTCACACTGTTCCTTAGTAAGGCTGCAATGGACAGCATGTGGTAATTGCTTGAACTGAACCAGTCCTTTCTGCTTGTTCAGATCTGAGGATAGCAAGACTGCCTAGCATTCATCTGAGGTTCCAGGCCAAAGCAGATATCCCATAATTAACCAGGCAGTTGTAAAatctttctatatttattttgcatgtgaATGTTTGACGATTGGCAATTCTAACAATGCACTGAAGAATAGATATTCTGCAGTCTATTCACACAGGGAAACGCCGGAAGCAAGGACACCCatagaaaatattgttttcctgCTCTTCTAATAAGAATAGTACATGTTACCAGGTACCCCTACatccaaaataaatataccaCCAACAGAAAGAAGGACTGTGCACAGGGAAAAACGGAGTCCAGTCATGGGAATTTATTTATGATCTGTAGACGAGTCTTCAATAATTTCAAGCAGAGATTCACAGTCTGAAAACTCGCTGAGGGATAGAATCATTTCATCTAAAAGTTCTTCACCAAATAAAAATCCGTCAATGTCATGTAAAGATTTGCCGATTCGATGGTCTGTAACACGGTCTTGAGGAAAGTTATATGTACGGATTTTCTCTGATCTTCCTCTAGTACCAATCTATAAACAGGGAggtaaaaacatattaatgcGGAAAGTCAGACATGATGTACTACTAAAACATCAGAAATAACATTGTATCCTTCTGGAACAAATTGCAGAGGATTTATTTGGTCCACTAGCCAGTTTTAAGCATGTCTGAGTTGAGCCAGATTCAGACTAACTTAATGCTTCCATAAACTCAacattactaaaataaaaaaagaaatattaacagGCTGGATACTGAACATGCTGGAAATGTAGCCAGACTGGTATCACAACCTATCCACCACATATGGACCCAACCATGAAAGAAGTGTTCCTCTTCCTTTCTTACACAGTCAGTTATATGATATCCAAATTTAAAATACTCCGTACTGTCTTTTAGCTACAGACTGGAGAAAAATGTACATGCATTCTATTCAGGAGCAAATTAGACATGCCACCTTTTGTCCCTGCCTAGGGCAAATGCAAATGAGTTAATTATTAAACCTCTGAAGGCTACTGGTTAGGATGTACAAGTCATTAAACCTTAACGAAATGAGCTTTTTGAGACACTTAAGACAGTAAAGTTCCTTTACACCAAACAACTGTGCTACACAATAAAAACTCACTGTCCTGTCCAAAGTTTTTTGTGTGAGAACAATAGGTGGTAATTCAACAGGTACTTTCAGATCTCCTGTTCAGGTAATTGTTTGCCTTAGTATGTGGTCAAACTGCATCTTCCAAAAGCAGCTAAATCTCACATGTGAAAGTGAACAATTACCTGTTCTGATTACAGAATTACAAATAGTACATTGAACTATTGTTATATTTCTCTCCCCAGGgtacattttgtttcattttacaaatataaatgATGCCACAAAGCCCCACAAACCCTTAAGCAAGATTCCTCAATTACCACATGAGATCTAAATCTTTCGCCTCACAGCGTCTTTTCTTTTGGTGTTGTAGCACAACCTTATGACCATAATCACCTCGTGCATTCAGATATTTTACGAACTGCAAGTTCACAGTATATTCAGAGATCGGTACAAAGCCCCGAAAAAATTAGGCCAGATTCCCCCAAATCGgatgaaaacgaagcaaaaagctcagaattttcttcTGACATTTGTGGGTCCGCATTCACTCAAGTCACTCTCTCTCAcgaaatgtttccctaccttctccattcTATCTTCAGTCCTTAATCTGGGATCTTCTATCTTCGCAGACATAACCGGCAACTTCTGTCAAAATGGCGGTGGTGTGGTGACCTTGTCCCTGAGAGAACGTAACTGCAACagccaccatattgccctcagttcacctCAGAGGATCGGGGAAGAGGACGTCACTAcagcgccgccattttggctGAAGCTGCCGGATTATGTCCGCATAGATGCAGAAGAAGTTTAAGGATAGAAtagaaaagagaagggagaagatgcgGAAGCGGTCGCCAGAGAAGGTAGGGCAACATTGAGAAAGCGTGAGGGAGAGTGAACATGGGCACTGGGCAACCAATTTTCCGTGTTTGCCTTGGTCAACTGCCAGTTTATGCGTTTGCTTAGGCACTAAGGGCTGGACCGGGACATGAAAGAAtcctattctttttttctaactCTCCTTACACAGCAGCTGGGAAAGCGCCTCCTTGGTCTGGTCCCATTCCCAGTTTGCCTGTTCTGGGCTCCTTGCAATATTCCCTCCCCTTTGTACAGAACGGGTAAACCCAGAAAAGGCAGTGATTCCATTGATAAGGCCCCAATAACTAGAAAGAATACCCTtagcagaaaaaagaaacaaatatgcaagataatgaaaatatatatgaaatgttaAAAGATTGAAACACTAAATCAGTTATTGTAGAGTGATGTTGGATGTTGCAGGCATCAGGAGAATACAGGCAATGATTCTTATCTCCTGTCAAAaacaaattctaggtttctattttggtgaaaatgtattaagaagaaaaaaaaaagattctcaaTGGGACTGAAATTAGGACTTTGACTGGGAATCGTTTTTTGTTCTTCAGCCGCAGTAATGTTGACTTGATCTTGTGCTTGGGAACCCTGCATTTTCTCTCGGTCTTATTTTAGTGAACCCTACGTTCTTTTGCAGTGTTTCCTGGTATCTTTCTCTATCAATTTTAACAAGACAAAAAAGCCTTATCTTGGTCTCAATTGACCAAAAACTCTGAGTTTTTTACGCTAGAGGGCAAAGTTACTTAAGCTAGAAGCTGCATTCTTATCATTCTCCTGTGATTCTTATCACTGTTTAGCTACTTGATTTCTTGTGTTTTAAACttagatatttaaattataattttttatttcattgattCACTTAGAACAAAATGAGACTTTTGTCAGTGTTAACCCACATCACTGTATTAACAAATGGGATATCTAAGAATGTACACACAGACCTGGATTTTTCTTGCATTGTATCTTTTACTAGTCTCTTCTTCCAGCTTCATGCTGTATAATTTTGCACGGAGTACCTGCATTGCTTTCTCTCGGTTTTTGAGTTGGGATCTCTCCTGCTGGCATTCAGACACTACGCCTGTTTACAGAAGAAAGAGGTGGCCATCCAGCATTAGTCAAAGCATGCATTCATTGGACCCAAACTTGCTACTGTCGACTCCATACACTTAAAAGGTTTACATTGTGATTAATACACTACGCTAGCCATAttgctaacatacatacaacccataaagcacttacctgacctagaagttgcagtcctgctgcagcagcttccctCCTCATCTGTGGTCCAACTaatcttgccactgattggctgcccgAGGCAAAGAGCTCCCATTGTAATCAATGGCAGCACTCTCCACACATGCACATGGGGGTCTTAACAGACCCCTGTACAAAAGCATTCACCAATCCAGCACCGGAGCTGACTAAAGGCGAACACATTTCCTGCGAGGCATCTCCTGTACCTACCTGTTGGTATGTGTACAATCCGTACTGCACTGTCAGTTGTATTGACATGCTGTCCACCGGCTCCACTTGCTCTTTTTGTTTCAATGCGTAAATCTTTGGGATTAATTATTAAACTGATCTGAAGAGACAATGGGAAACATCTTCttttaatattcaaatattttgttCAATAGCCATCAATTTAATATATGCAAACATGTCAGTATACTTTATTTCTGCAAAATCAAGTAGTTTGTTTTCTTAATAAATTACTAAAATGAACCCTCTCTACCAAGTATGttttgcaccaaaaaaaaaaacccgtgaATTTTTCCACATTGTAACCATGATTCACCTTTTTAATTTTCCACGCACACATGATATGAACATATAGAGCTtggataatacattaaaataatgaaaatatttccaaaaaaaacaaacattttaatatttgactAGAAAAcaaccacaaaatatattaatgtaagcATCTTGATTTTAAAAATACCCAACATGTACAGGTTTTTAAGACGTTATGGGGTACAAAACGGAAAACGCCCTTCCCTGTTTccaaatttaacattttctaaGTTTCATTTTGACTGACGCTGTTTAGCAGTGtatatttttggagagaagACAACTAATGGTATTTCACAAGGAGCATTTATTTGATCGCCAATCTCTGGCAAAGGCAAACTTTCATTTTCATTGCTTTTATTACCTGCAACAGCAGAGAAACCCAGCAAAATGTATTTGgctgcatctccagattacacaaacacatGTGTGGGTTTTTCACGGGTTTTGGAacacaatcataaaaaaaaaataaaaaaattctatagAACCTATAAGCACCAAGTAGAAGAAAAGTTTGTTTGAAATTGATTTTCAGTTTTCTGACATATATAGATTGGTGGCATcgcaaacattaaaaacatgcaCATGCAGATTACCTCACTTGGTTGAGGCAATATAGCGACAGTCATTGTGCTTGTATGAATTCGGCCTTGTTTCTCAGTCTTTGGCACACGTTGGACCCTATGTACCCCTCCTTCAAATTTCAAATGCTTGTAGGCATCATGGCCTCTTATGCTGGCTGTTGCATGTCGCAGACCACCTTGGAAAGTAAACATGGTATTGGAAGATTACAAAACAATAATAGATAAAGATTACAAGCAAACTCCAACAGTAATAATCTTTCATGCAAACCTGAAGTTCCCAGTCagagaagaaacaaaacaaaccatTAAATATgagcattaaatatataattgctgCTATAAATAAAGCAACAGGTTAGGACATTGACTACTTCATATTTGATCATCCAATAGGTCATCACAAACCTTcttaaattttgtttttcaataaataattcTAAAGGAGCAGTCACGcatatttttatgaattatatttGTGAATAAAGTATGGGTCCCATATCCTTT contains:
- the MTRF1L gene encoding peptide chain release factor 1-like, mitochondrial, which gives rise to MLVTAVRCVFCSALRSPRNFAGKLNSDGLRLVIAGRRPLSSHVGPVSETRRASSLEKVTCSESWTNYLRHLEKRGAANGDLMSLAEAPGSDRMKRWELHRVVPVIQELRAKEKELEDLQQLLADENEDLKALVNTEITLCQDEINQLKNKIAWLLIQSEEVDDGDLIMEVTAGVGGQEAMLFTAEIFDMYQRYACHKTWSFDILEYYTSDIGGLRHATASIRGHDAYKHLKFEGGVHRVQRVPKTEKQGRIHTSTMTVAILPQPSEISLIINPKDLRIETKRASGAGGQHVNTTDSAVRIVHIPTGVVSECQQERSQLKNREKAMQVLRAKLYSMKLEEETSKRYNARKIQIGTRGRSEKIRTYNFPQDRVTDHRIGKSLHDIDGFLFGEELLDEMILSLSEFSDCESLLEIIEDSSTDHK
- the FBXO5 gene encoding F-box only protein 5, producing MKCGFKSNQTPTKMTPKKLSMEYAKVEGSPLKYDQEPCKSCEKAQEGHHREDSIKKLSPKRLDFISQDRPLYNKENLSHRFKEADPHDGDTSVLQDSGYSSILQSESPYRDDEDAIALDLLEYETPKQISAQNQPNKPATSARLFPVLHFEEVVCSTLKKSAKRSPKVDWDIVDDVVSKGAFGLENLIGKKMGLERMDILGELFQRDFKHLLAEILRHLSAVDLINVICVSTTWRKILQGDDAYNVYKLAWKECCEKEAKLTEQAATRDASLFRIPLACVQKVASASCCVSSKKKSSKKTKIGSSSYSRHAEFSEIGKTLKNDQGLKACRDCGSPAKYDSYLHRAICTRANCKLDFCTLCLCDYHFSKSCTTIKPQSHRYLSEPLPGSKKSKQNLRRL